One region of Mangifera indica cultivar Alphonso chromosome 3, CATAS_Mindica_2.1, whole genome shotgun sequence genomic DNA includes:
- the LOC123212340 gene encoding subtilisin-like protease SBT1.5, producing MSSSSSSSNFLLVLFFISLLSSFSSSANVDNDHTLTTYIVKVHYDAKPSIFPTHKHWYESSLSSSTSLIHTYDTVFHGFSARLTSSEARNLKTLPHVIALIPEQVRHLHTTRSPQFLGLKTSDSAGLLKESDFGSDLVIAVIDTGIWPERQSFNDRDLGPVPAKWKGQCITAKDFPSSSCNRKIIGARYFCQGYESTNGKMNETSEFRSPRDSDGHGTHTASIVAGRYVFPASTLGYARGVAAGMAPKARLSIYKVCWNSGCYDSDILAAFDSAVSDGVDVVSLSVGGVVVPYYLDAIAIGAFGASDHGIFVSASAGNGGPGALTVTNVAPWVASVGAGAIDRNFPADVHLGNGKIIPGVSVYSGPGLGGPEKKYSLVYAGSEAGDSYSASLCLEGSLDPKYVEGKIVLCDRGINSRAAKGEVVKKAGGIGMILANGVFDGEGLVADCHLLPATAVGASGGDEIRKCISDAEKAKSPATATIIFKGTRVNVRPAPVVAAFSARGPNPESPEILKPDVIAPGLNILAAWPDKVGPSGVPSDKRRTEFNILSGTSMACPHVSGLAALLKAAHPEWSPAAIRSALMTTAYTVDNRGETMLDESTGNTSTVLDFGAGHVHPQKAMNPGLIYDITSYDYVNFLCNLNYTVTNIQVITRRSADCKGARRAGHVGNLNYPSLSAVFQQYGEHKMSTHFIRTVTNVGDPNSVYKIVIRPPRGTLVTVQPEKLVFRRVGQKLNFLVRVEAMAVKLSPGSSSVKSGYIRWNDGKHNVTSPLVVTMQQPL from the coding sequence atgtcttcttcttcctcttcttcaaactttcttcttgttctgtttttcatttcacttttgtcttctttttcatcttcagcTAATGTTGATAATGATCATACCCTCACAACTTACATCGTCAAAGTCCACTATGATGCTAAACCTTCCATTTTCCCCACTCACAAACACTGGTACGAGTCCTCCCTCTCCTCCTCCACCTCTCTCATCCATACTTACGACACCGTTTTTCATGGCTTCTCCGCTAGACTGACTTCCTCTGAAGCTCGAAACCTCAAAACTCTTCCCCATGTCATTGCTCTCATTCCTGAACAAGTTCGCCACCTTCACACTACTCGTTCTCCTCAGTTCCTCGGCTTAAAGACCTCTGACAGTGCTGGCCTGTTGAAAGAATCCGATTTTGGTTCTGATCTCGTTATCGCTGTCATTGACACCGGTATTTGGCCCGAAAGACAAAGCTTTAACGACCGAGATCTCGGTCCTGTCCCCGCCAAATGGAAAGGTCAATGTATCACTGCGAAAGACTTCCCAAGTTCAAGttgtaatagaaaaataatcgGTGCCAGGTATTTCTGCCAAGGTTACGAATCCACTAATGGGAAAATGAACGAAACCTCCGAGTTTCGCTCTCCCCGAGATTCGGATGGTCATGGAACTCATACAGCGTCTATAGTTGCTGGAAGGTACGTGTTTCCAGCTTCTACTTTGGGTTATGCACGTGGGGTTGCTGCAGGTATGGCGCCAAAGGCTAGACTTTCTATTTATAAAGTGTGTTGGAATTCTGGTTGTTATGATTCCGATATTTTAGCTGCTTTTGATAGTGCTGTTTCGGATGGTGTTGATGTTGTTTCGTTAAGTGTGGGTGGTGTTGTTGTTCCTTATTATTTAGATGCTATAGCTATAGGGGCTTTTGGTGCTTCTGATCATGGTATTTTTGTTTCTGCTTCTGCTGGTAATGGTGGCCCTGGTGCGTTAACCGTTACCAATGTTGCCCCTTGGGTTGCTTCTGTTGGTGCTGGTGCAATTGATAGAAATTTCCCAGCTGATGTTCATTTGGGAAATGGGAAAATTATACCTGGAGTTAGTGTTTACAGTGGTCCGGGTTTGGGTGGCCCTGAGAAGAAGTATTCTTTAGTTTATGCCGGGAGTGAAGCGGGTGATAGCTATTCAGCTTCTTTGTGTTTAGAAGGGTCTCTGGATCCTAAATATGTTGAGGGGAAAATTGTTTTGTGTGATAGAGGGATAAATTCTAGGGCTGCTAAAGGTGAGGTTGTGAAGAAAGCTGGTGGGATTGGGATGATTTTAGCTAATGGGGTGTTTGATGGGGAAGGATTAGTGGCTGATTGTCACTTGTTACCGGCTACTGCAGTTGGTGCATCAGGTGGTGATGAGATTAGGAAGTGTATTTCAGATGCTGAGAAAGCTAAATCACCAGCAACAGCAACGATTATATTTAAGGGGACACGAGTTAATGTGAGGCCGGCTCCGGTAGTGGCCGCTTTCTCAGCTAGAGGGCCTAATCCAGAGTCCCCTGAAATTTTGAAACCTGATGTGATTGCTCCTGGATTGAATATACTTGCAGCTTGGCCAGATAAAGTTGGACCATCTGGGGTTCCTTCTGATAAGCGTAGAACTGAGTTCAATATACTTTCTGGAACTTCAATGGCTTGTCCACATGTTTCTGGCCTTGCTGCTCTGTTAAAGGCGGCACACCCTGAATGGAGCCCTGCTGCAATAAGGTCAGCACTGATGACAACTGCTTATACAGTTGATAATCGTGGTGAGACAATGCTTGATGAGTCCACTGGCAATACTTCTACCGTGTTAGATTTTGGGGCTGGTCATGTTCACCCCCAGAAGGCTATGAATCCTGGTTTGATTTATGACATAACTTCCTATGATTATGTGAATTTCTTATGCAATTTGAATTACACAGTTACTAATATCCAAGTGATCACAAGGAGAAGTGCAGACTGCAAAGGGGCTAGAAGGGCCGGTCATGTTGGGAATTTGAATTACCCTTCTCTGTCTGCAGTGTTCCAACAATATGGTGAGCATAAGATGTCTACACATTTTATTAGGACTGTGACTAATGTTGGGGACCCAAATTCAGTTTACAAAATCGTAATCAGACCACCAAGGGGCACACTGGTGACAGTGCAGCCAGAGAAACTTGTGTTTAGGAGGGTGGGACAGAAACTGAATTTTCTTGTTAGAGTTGAAGCCATGGCAGTGAAGCTCTCTCCAGGGAGCTCTAGTGTGAAGAGTGGTTACATAAGATGGAATGATGGGAAGCACAATGTCACCAGTCCCTTGGTTGTGACAATGCAGCAACCTCTCTAG
- the LOC123211052 gene encoding agamous-like MADS-box protein AGL62 has translation MEASNMRKKTKGRQKIDIKKLEKKSSLEVTFSKRKKGIFNKASELSLLCDAQIAIIMMSPHNRPFSYGHPSVEALLDRFLSGNNDPLEFSTNNQAFDMIKHGIERLQRQLEEEERIAKETKHRNENNQHDWWEQPTDNMGLEELEQFVKSLEQLRSNVADRVKREANNEQLSIVAKTEEDLHEACAANQLTDHNFARDIEPLDFFLDDVNFFDNVDIRGLI, from the coding sequence ATGGAGGCGTCAAACATGAGAAAGAAAACCAAAGGTCGTCAAAAGATTGACATcaagaaacttgagaaaaaaagCAGTCTTGAAGTCACATTCTCCAAGCGAAAAAAAGGGATTTTCAACAAAGCCAGTGAGCTTTCTTTATTATGTGATGCTCAAATTGCCATTATCATGATGTCTCCACATAACAGGCCTTTCAGCTATGGCCATCCTAGTGTTGAAGCACTTCTTGATCGTTTTCTCTCCGGAAACAATGACCCATTGGAGTTTTCCACCAACAACCAAGCTTTTGACATGATTAAACATGGCATTGAGAGGCTGCAAAGGCAGTTGGAAGAGGAAGAAAGGATCGCCAAGGAAACGAAACATCGAAACGAAAACAATCAGCATGATTGGTGGGAACAGCCTACTGATAATATGGGGTTAGAGGAGCTTGAGCAATTTGTCAAGTCATTGGAACAACTAAGAAGTAATGTAGCAGATAGAGTCAAAAGAGAGGCTAATAATGAGCAGCTTTCAATTGTTGCTAAGACTGAAGAAGATCTTCATGAGGCATGTGCTGCTAACCAGTTAACAGATCACAACTTTGCCAGAGATATAGAACCTCTAGATTTTTTCCTTGATGATGTCAACTTCTTTGACAATGTGGATATAAGAGGGTTGATCTGA
- the LOC123211053 gene encoding E3 ubiquitin-protein ligase RNF144B-like: MSSSISSRVRTKTSNRRTHESKKQETGESSRPSFCEICMDGKTKQEMFTNNQCSHSFCKDCMANYVASKIQENISMIRCPDINCKGVLEPQNCRSLVPKQVFDRWEAALSESFILGLQNFYCPLKDCSVRLVDDGREVVRESLCPYCHRPFCAQCKVSWHERMGCREFQKQRKGKRKREDAERKSEDVILKNLAYKMKWKRCPNCKFYVEKVEGVASSFAISVEDLGRLLIDVQEFDYSGQSL, encoded by the exons ATGtcctcttcaatttcttcaagAGTGCGCACTAAAACCAGCAACCGTCGAACCCACGAAAGCAAGAAACAAGAAACTGGTGAGTCTTCTCGTCCAAGCTTCTGTGAGATATGCATGGACGGCAAGACAAAGCAAGAGATGTTCACAAACAATCAATGCAGCCACTCATTTTGTAAGGATTGTATGGCAAACTATGTTGCATCAAAAATCcaagaaaatatatcaatgatcAGGTGCCCTGACATAAATTGTAAAGGGGTTTTAGAGCCACAAAATTGCCGCTCACTTGTTCCAAAACAAGTGTTTGACAGATGGGAAGCAGCTCTTTCAGAATCATTTATTCTGGGATTACAAAATTTCTACTGCCCTTTGAAGGATTGTTCGGTAAGGCTGGTGGACGATGGAAGAGAAGTGGTGAGAGAATCATTGTGTCCGTATTGTCACAGGCCGTTCTGTGCTCAATGTAAGGTTTCATGGCACGAAAGAATGGGGTGTCGAGAGTTTCAGAAACAACGAAAAggtaaaagaaagagagaagatgCTGAAAGAAAGAGTGAAGATGTAATATTGAAGAATCTTGCCTATAAAATGAAGTGGAAAAGATGTCCCAATTGCAAGTTTTATGTGGAGAAAGTTGAGG GTGTTGCTTCGAGTTTTGCTATAAGTGTGGAGGATCTTGGTCGTCTACTCATCGATGTCCAAGAATTTGATTACTCTGGACAATCTTTGTAG